In Bradyrhizobium sp. 200, the sequence GCCATGGACGGCACCGGCACCTATGGCGTGCAGTTCCGCGACGTCTTCGTGCCGGACGAATTGATCCTGGCCGAGCCGGCAGGACCGTTCGTCAAGAAAATCCGCGCTGGCTTCATCCTGCTGCAGGTCGGCATGGCGCTCGGCCTGATCAAGGACTGCATCCAGATCATGGACGAGGTCGAGGCGCCGCTCGGCCACGTCAACCGCTATCTGCCGCAGCAGCCGCTGCAGTTTCGCGAACTCCATGCCGAGTTCGAGAAGGAGACGATGGCGCTGGCGTGCGATCCCTATAATTCCGGCGACAGCTATTGGCGGCGCGTGGTGGCGCTGCGGCTACGCGCCGGCGACGCCAGCGTCGCGGCCGCGCATGCGGCGATGCTCCATTGCGGCGCGCGCGGCTATCTGAAGAGCCATCGCGCGCAGCGCAGGCTCCGCGAAGCCTACTTCGTCGCCATCGTCACCCCCGCCACCAAGCAGCTTCGCAAGATGCTGGCCGGCGACGAGCACTGAGGGATTCTCAATCGACCCCCAACCAGCAACCACAAAACAGGAGAGGCCTGCCATGACGGACGTTCTGATTACTGCCGGCGAACTCGCGGAATTCCTCAAGAAAGAGCCGAGTGTCATCATCGACACCCGCAATCCCGAAGCCTACGGCGCGGGGCATCTCCCAGGCGCCGTCAATGTCCATGAAATCTTCACCTATCTGGCGACCTCGACGCCGGAAGGCATGCAGGAGCTGAAGACGAAATTCGCCGACGCATTCGGCGCCGCCGGACTCTCGGGCAAGGAAACGGCGGTCATCTACGAACAGTCGATGAATTCCGGCTTCGGCCAGTCCTGCCGCGGTTATTACCTGCTCACCATGCTCGGCTATCCCAAGATCAAGGTGCTGCACGGCGGCTACGATGCCTGGGCGGCGGGGGGCCTGCCGGTGACTACAGACGCGCCGTCGCCGGTGAAGGCATCGTTCTCGATTGTGCCTGAAGCGGGCGACATCCTGATCGATGCCAAGACCATGCTTGCAGCCGTCGGCAAGCCCGGCATCGCGCTGCTCGATGTCCGCGACATCGACGAGTGGATCGGTGAAAGCTCGTCGCCTTATGGGAAGGATTTCTGCCCGCGCAAGGGACGCATCCCCGGAGCGGTGTGGCTGGAATGGTATCGCATGATGAAGCCGACCGCGGAGGGGCCGCGCTTCAAGTCGAAGAACGAAATTTTGGCGGAGTGCGCCACCGTCGGCATCACGCAGAGCACGCCGGTCTATCTCTACTGCTTCAAGGGCGCACGCGCCTCGAACACGTTCCTCGCCTTGAAGAACGCCGGCGTGAAGGATGTCCGGATGTATTTCGGCTCCTGGAACGAATGGTCGCGCGATCCGTCGCTGCCGATCGAGGAGGGCCTGCCCACGGACGTCAAGCTCACCAAGGCGGCCTAACGACGCATCAGCGGTTGCCGTCTGATTGCACGGAATTGGACGGCAACAAGGCAAGGCGGCCTGCTATCCCCCCTGAAGCGATGGCGCGAACTGATGGAACCGCGCCATCGCGCCGCTCTGGCGTTCCGATCTCCGCTGCGTATAATCGCGAAGCAGTTCGGGTGATCGCGCGGATGCTGATGTTCTCACGCAGATTTGGTCTAGCAATGGTCGCAGCGATGCTGTGCCTGGGCGCGCCGGCGGCCCACGCGCAGGCCTCTGCGGTAAACTACTGGATTCCGGGCTGGCCGATGGGATTCAGCGGCGCTGCGGGTGAGAGCCCTGACGCGTACGGCACCTTTCCGAGCTTCGACTTCCGCGACCTCGGAAACGACTCTTCCTATGCGCGCTACAATTTTTCGAACGGCTTTTTTGTCGGCAGCCAGCGCAGTAGCATGGGCTTCGGCGGCCTCAGCCAGAGTGCGTTTGGCAATTTCGGTTCGCTCTACACGGAAGGGGCGCAGTTCGGCTACAGCTTCAAAGACAGCGGGTTACCCGTCTCGGTCTACGCCGGTTTCGACACCCTGAAATACAATACCGGCCTCGGAAGCCCGTTCGCCCCATTTGACAACACGTCCGGCACACTGCCTGCCTATAGCGTGAATGCGGGCATCGAATTCCGGCCGACGTCGAATCTCAGTCTGTCCTTCGGGGCCAGCTATACCCAGCAGTCGGGCGACATCAATTCGCTTGCGCTGCCTGGCGCTTCCCCACTTGCCATCGGCGGCCGCCGCTGACGCGAAAATGAATTTTTTCGTCATGGCCGGGCTTGTCCCGGCCATCCACGTCTTTCTTGCTGATTTGAAACAAAGACGTGGATGTCCGGGACAAGCCCGGGCATGACGAGCCTGGTGCAACACGCTTGATTCAAGCCTCAGCCTGCGGCTCCGCGCGAGCGTTCGGCAATCCCCAGCGCCTTGATGCGTGAGGCCAGCGTGGTTGGCTTGATGTCGAGCATCTCGGCGGCGCCGCCGGGGCCGAACACCTTGCCGGCGCAGGCCTGCAGCGCCGCGAGAATGTTGGCGCGTTCGTGTTCGCGCATCTCCGCGGCGGTCATGACGGCCGGACGGACGTCGGCTTTTACGCGCGCCGCGGCGGCGGAGGGCTGCACGCCTGATACATCTGGCAGATCGATGCGCAGCCGGCCGTTCTGCGCGAGGATCGCCGCGCGCTCGATCACGTTCTGCAGTTCTCGGACGTTGCCGGGCCAGTCATAGCGCGCGAGCCGCCGTGCATCGCCCTCCGACAATCGCAGCTCGGATTTCAGGGCCTTGCTTTCACGCGTCAGAAAATGCTGTGCCAGCAGCGGAATGTCCTCGCGCCGCTCGCGCAGCGGCACAGACTCCACCGGAAACACGTTGAGCCGGAAATAAAGATCCTCGCGAAACCGGCCGCGCTGCACCTCCTGCTTCAGATCGCGGTTGGTGGCGGCGATCAGGCGCACGTCGACCGCGCGGGTGCGCTCTTCGCCGACGCGCTCGAAATTGCCCTCCTGCAGCACGCGCAACAGCTTGCCCTGCAGCTCTAGCGGAATTTCACCGACCTCGTCGAGAAACAGCGTGCCACCATCGGCGAGCTCAAACCGGCCGATGCGGTCGCGCATCGCGCCGGTGAAGGCGCCGCGGACGTGGCCGAAGAACTCGCTCTCGAAGAGTTCGCGCGGGATCGCCGCGCAGTTGACGCGGATCAGCGGCCGGTCGCGGCGGCTGCTTGCCTCATGGATGGCGCGCGCGATCAGTTCCTTGCCGGTGCCGGATTCGCCCGTGATCATCACGGCGGCCGAGGTCGGCGCCACCAGCTTGACCTGGCGCAGCGTCGTCTGGATCGCCTCGCTCTGGCCGATGATGCCGCGCGGATTGGTCTCGATGCGGATTTCTTCCTGCAGATAGGCGTTTTCCAGCTCCAGCCGTTCGCGCAGGCGGTCGACTTCGGCGAGCGCCGCATGCAGCTTTTCGTCGGCCTCGCGGCGCTGGCTGACGTCGCGGAACACGATCACCGCGCCCACGACGACGCCGCGGTCGCGGATCGGCGTCGAGGTGTATTCGACCCAGACCGGCGTGCCGTCCTTGCGCCAGAACACCTCGCCCTCGACCTGGTGAACGGCGCCGTCGCGAAACGCCGCGTAGATCGGGCAGTCGTGATCGGGGTAGTGGCGCCCGTCATGATGTGTATGATGAACGATCGGGTGGATTTCCTTGCCGACCAGTTCTTCCGCCGCCCAGCCCAGCATGCGCTCGGCCGCCGGATTGACGAAGGTGGTCTTGCCCTCGGCGTTGACGCCGTAAATGCCTTCGCCGGCGGCGCGCAGGATCAACTGGTTTTCGCGCTCGATATCTTGGAACACGCGCTCGACCCGTTGCCAGGTCGCGATCCCGCCGCGCATGTGGTCCTCGGCCGCCGCATCGACATAGCGCCGGCGGCGCGCATCGAGATCGCTCATGGCGAGCAGCACCAGCGGGCGACCGTCACCCGGCACGAGCGAGCCGGCATATTCGAGCCTGAGCGTCTGCCCGGTGGCGTGACGCGGCGTCAGTGCATTGGTCCAGAACGCGCCCTTGTCGAGGACGGCCTGCGTGAACACGATCAGCGCGGGGAGCTGGCCGGCGTGCAGCGTACTGACCTTGGTCTGCCGCAACAGAGCGCGGTCGTAGCCAAGCAGGGTGCAGGCGGCGGGATTGGCGTCGAGGATCAGGTCGGCGTGAGGATCGAGCAGCAGCGCCGGCTCGATCCCGAACTCGAACGCGGCGGCACGCAGTTCGACGTCCTGCGGCGGGGCCGTTGAACTCAAGGCAAGATCCATCTGCCAACACTCCGAGATTTCGTAATTATGCTACGAATTTTCGTTTATCACGAATTTTCGTAATCGCCAACGCCGCCGCAAATCCCTGCGACATCAACGCGATTGCTGAAGAAGAGGGCTGGCATGTGCCTTGCTTAATTAGGGGGCAACGCCCGTGGCAGGAGGTCTCATGTCTACCTTCGACAACCCATTCGATCCCAACCGCCGTCTTCATGCCGGGGGCTGCAGTTGCGGCCAGCATGTCAGCGAAGCCGAACACGACCATGCGGCCACGGCGCTGCGCTGCGAGCCCGCGCCGAGCGAGGAGAAGCGCTACGAGGGGGTGGTCGCCTCCGC encodes:
- a CDS encoding sulfurtransferase; the encoded protein is MTDVLITAGELAEFLKKEPSVIIDTRNPEAYGAGHLPGAVNVHEIFTYLATSTPEGMQELKTKFADAFGAAGLSGKETAVIYEQSMNSGFGQSCRGYYLLTMLGYPKIKVLHGGYDAWAAGGLPVTTDAPSPVKASFSIVPEAGDILIDAKTMLAAVGKPGIALLDVRDIDEWIGESSSPYGKDFCPRKGRIPGAVWLEWYRMMKPTAEGPRFKSKNEILAECATVGITQSTPVYLYCFKGARASNTFLALKNAGVKDVRMYFGSWNEWSRDPSLPIEEGLPTDVKLTKAA
- a CDS encoding sigma 54-interacting transcriptional regulator, which produces MDLALSSTAPPQDVELRAAAFEFGIEPALLLDPHADLILDANPAACTLLGYDRALLRQTKVSTLHAGQLPALIVFTQAVLDKGAFWTNALTPRHATGQTLRLEYAGSLVPGDGRPLVLLAMSDLDARRRRYVDAAAEDHMRGGIATWQRVERVFQDIERENQLILRAAGEGIYGVNAEGKTTFVNPAAERMLGWAAEELVGKEIHPIVHHTHHDGRHYPDHDCPIYAAFRDGAVHQVEGEVFWRKDGTPVWVEYTSTPIRDRGVVVGAVIVFRDVSQRREADEKLHAALAEVDRLRERLELENAYLQEEIRIETNPRGIIGQSEAIQTTLRQVKLVAPTSAAVMITGESGTGKELIARAIHEASSRRDRPLIRVNCAAIPRELFESEFFGHVRGAFTGAMRDRIGRFELADGGTLFLDEVGEIPLELQGKLLRVLQEGNFERVGEERTRAVDVRLIAATNRDLKQEVQRGRFREDLYFRLNVFPVESVPLRERREDIPLLAQHFLTRESKALKSELRLSEGDARRLARYDWPGNVRELQNVIERAAILAQNGRLRIDLPDVSGVQPSAAAARVKADVRPAVMTAAEMREHERANILAALQACAGKVFGPGGAAEMLDIKPTTLASRIKALGIAERSRGAAG